Proteins encoded in a region of the Blastococcus sp. Marseille-P5729 genome:
- a CDS encoding ABC transporter ATP-binding protein yields MTEKDPMAKDYIDPQRMADVARDDRSGSLDFDQRDAARIGATAAATTPGASTTAVDGEFHDPTISRVTREATEALGVPTLEVDDITVQFGGIVALNHVSFTIEPGTIHALIGPNGAGKSTCFNAITGVYKTSTGSVRFGEHTLTDLPPSKIAGVGVGRAFQNLALSPTSTVLDNVMLGRYHLTKGGFFSAALRLPRTMKEERVHKERAAAICAFLGIEKYLHTPAGVLSYGNQKRIDIARALATEPKLLMLDEPAAGMNSSETAELAELIHDVRDEIGVSIMLVEHDMSLVMGVADHITVLDFGKRIADGLPSEIQKDPAVIRAYLGAEEDEVDEASIEAELDAEEADAGGLSGELADGKANAPRNSDLSDKD; encoded by the coding sequence ATGACCGAGAAGGATCCCATGGCCAAGGACTACATCGACCCCCAGCGCATGGCGGACGTCGCCCGCGACGACCGGTCCGGTTCGTTGGACTTCGATCAGCGCGACGCCGCTCGCATCGGGGCCACCGCCGCCGCGACCACCCCCGGCGCGTCAACCACAGCAGTCGACGGAGAGTTCCACGACCCGACGATCAGCCGCGTCACTCGTGAGGCCACCGAGGCACTCGGCGTCCCGACGCTCGAGGTCGACGACATCACCGTGCAGTTCGGCGGCATCGTCGCGCTCAATCACGTCAGCTTCACCATCGAGCCGGGCACCATCCACGCGCTCATCGGGCCGAACGGCGCGGGCAAGTCGACCTGCTTCAACGCCATCACCGGCGTGTACAAGACCAGCACCGGTTCGGTCCGCTTCGGGGAGCACACCCTGACCGACCTGCCCCCGAGCAAGATCGCGGGCGTCGGCGTGGGGCGCGCGTTCCAGAACCTGGCGCTCTCCCCCACCTCGACCGTGCTCGACAACGTCATGCTCGGCCGCTACCACCTGACCAAGGGTGGCTTCTTCTCCGCGGCGCTTCGGCTGCCGCGGACGATGAAGGAGGAGCGCGTCCACAAGGAGCGCGCGGCGGCGATCTGCGCCTTCCTCGGCATCGAGAAGTACCTGCACACGCCCGCGGGCGTGCTGTCGTACGGAAACCAGAAGCGCATCGACATCGCTCGCGCCCTGGCCACCGAGCCCAAGCTGCTGATGCTCGACGAGCCCGCGGCCGGCATGAACTCCTCCGAGACCGCCGAGCTGGCCGAGCTGATTCACGACGTGCGCGACGAGATCGGCGTCTCGATCATGCTCGTCGAACACGACATGAGCCTGGTCATGGGCGTTGCCGACCACATCACCGTGCTCGACTTCGGCAAGCGCATCGCCGACGGCCTGCCCTCCGAGATCCAGAAGGACCCCGCCGTCATCCGCGCCTACCTGGGCGCCGAGGAGGACGAGGTCGACGAGGCTTCCATCGAGGCCGAGCTGGACGCCGAGGAGGCCGACGCCGGCGGGCTCTCCGGCGAGCTCGCCGACGGCAAGGCCAACGCCCCGCGTAACTCCGACCTTTCTGACAAGGACTGA
- the cysE gene encoding serine O-acetyltransferase, whose amino-acid sequence MNPVADHEVWSQIRIEAERDAQAEPILAPYLTAAILRHDTLTEALAAILGVKLGTDQVPADSIASLVREAYATDPQLIRSVIADLQAVATRDPACGGYTSPLLHFKGFQSLQAYRAAHVFWNQERCATALYLQGRISEVFAVDIHPAARIGKGIMFDHATSVVIGATAVVEDDFSMLHEVTLGGTGKQDGDRHPKIGRGVMIGAGAKVLGNIQVGEGAKIGAGSVVLDPVPPHTTVAGIPARPVSFPAHSFPALEMDQSFDAMSDLVESLASWEPAAEESDTPR is encoded by the coding sequence ATGAATCCCGTTGCCGACCACGAGGTCTGGTCGCAGATCCGCATCGAGGCCGAGCGCGACGCGCAGGCCGAGCCGATTCTCGCGCCCTATCTGACCGCCGCGATCCTCCGGCACGACACGCTCACCGAAGCGCTCGCTGCAATCCTCGGCGTGAAGCTCGGGACGGACCAGGTCCCCGCCGACTCGATTGCGTCGCTGGTTCGCGAGGCGTACGCCACCGACCCGCAGCTGATCAGATCGGTGATCGCCGATCTGCAGGCCGTCGCCACCCGCGACCCCGCGTGCGGCGGGTACACCTCTCCGCTGCTGCACTTCAAGGGCTTCCAGTCGCTGCAGGCATATCGGGCGGCCCACGTGTTCTGGAACCAGGAGCGCTGCGCGACCGCGCTCTATCTGCAGGGCCGCATCTCGGAGGTGTTCGCCGTCGACATCCACCCAGCGGCTCGCATCGGCAAGGGCATCATGTTCGATCACGCCACGAGCGTCGTCATCGGCGCGACCGCCGTCGTCGAGGACGACTTCTCGATGCTGCACGAGGTCACCCTCGGCGGCACCGGCAAGCAGGACGGCGACCGGCACCCCAAGATCGGGCGCGGCGTAATGATCGGCGCGGGTGCCAAGGTGCTCGGCAACATCCAGGTCGGCGAGGGAGCGAAGATCGGCGCCGGCAGCGTCGTCCTCGACCCGGTCCCTCCGCACACCACTGTCGCGGGAATCCCGGCCAGGCCGGTCAGCTTCCCGGCGCACTCCTTCCCGGCGCTGGAGATGGACCAGTCCTTCGATGCGATGAGCGATCTGGTCGAGTCCCTCGCCAGCTGGGAGCCAGCCGCCGAGGAGTCGGATACTCCCCGGTAG
- a CDS encoding DUF4031 domain-containing protein: MPLYVDHPVWPWRGRTWAHLISDCSYEELHAAARILEIPERAFDGDHYDIPGERWHEVVAFGARPVGSREIVRLLRQSGLRSPKHQRPGGLLS, translated from the coding sequence ATGCCGTTGTACGTAGATCACCCTGTGTGGCCGTGGCGCGGACGCACCTGGGCGCATCTCATCTCGGACTGCTCGTACGAGGAACTGCATGCGGCGGCGCGCATTCTCGAGATCCCCGAGCGGGCCTTCGATGGTGACCACTACGACATTCCTGGGGAGCGGTGGCACGAGGTCGTCGCGTTCGGCGCCCGCCCTGTCGGCTCGCGCGAGATCGTGCGGCTGCTGCGCCAGTCCGGGCTACGTTCGCCCAAGCATCAGCGCCCGGGTGGGCTGCTGTCGTAG
- a CDS encoding putative leader peptide, whose product MTAVAFETAYRRRHVDLLRVSSALCR is encoded by the coding sequence GTGACAGCCGTGGCGTTCGAGACTGCCTATCGCCGACGGCACGTCGACCTGCTTCGCGTCAGCAGCGCGCTCTGTCGATGA
- a CDS encoding branched-chain amino acid ABC transporter permease: MSTFFQVLITGLGRGAVYALLALGFVIIYKATETVNFAHGSIALVGGYIVFVLRDSAGLPWIVAALGGILTAALLALWVERALLSASQPWFLAGIAIAATFAIIQLRSDITTLIIVLLILAVLALLVVFALKGTLASHDSLAILTIGLDTILFIEIIRRLGVSDNPNLFPSVSPLRIGDVSIQGIYLVSMIAALIIIGTFFIIFQKTNWGTSMRAQAENKEAASLMGIRSGRVTASAWIVGGMLAGVAILFIASPSFAGSGLSATSHAIALAAFPAAIIGGLTSTEGAIVGGIIVGLTNSFGEFYVDKLFATVAVYIVMVLVLVFKPSGLFGKVEQRRV; encoded by the coding sequence ATGAGTACTTTCTTTCAGGTCCTGATCACGGGCCTGGGCCGTGGCGCGGTGTACGCACTGCTCGCGCTCGGCTTCGTGATCATCTACAAGGCGACCGAGACGGTCAACTTCGCCCACGGCTCGATCGCCCTCGTCGGCGGCTACATCGTGTTCGTGCTGCGCGACTCGGCCGGTCTGCCGTGGATCGTCGCCGCGCTCGGCGGCATCCTCACGGCAGCACTGCTGGCGCTGTGGGTCGAGCGGGCACTGCTGAGCGCCAGCCAGCCGTGGTTCCTCGCAGGCATCGCAATCGCGGCGACATTCGCGATCATCCAGCTCAGGAGCGACATCACCACGCTGATCATCGTGCTGTTGATCCTGGCGGTCCTTGCGCTTCTGGTCGTCTTTGCACTGAAGGGCACCCTGGCCAGTCACGACTCCCTGGCGATCCTGACGATCGGCCTGGACACGATCCTGTTCATCGAGATCATCAGGCGGCTGGGTGTCTCGGACAACCCGAACCTCTTCCCGTCGGTCTCGCCCCTGCGCATCGGCGATGTCAGCATCCAGGGCATCTACCTGGTGAGCATGATCGCCGCGCTGATCATCATCGGCACCTTCTTCATCATCTTCCAGAAGACGAACTGGGGAACGTCGATGCGTGCGCAGGCCGAGAACAAGGAGGCCGCTTCGCTGATGGGCATCCGCTCGGGCCGGGTCACGGCGTCGGCGTGGATCGTCGGCGGCATGCTGGCCGGTGTGGCGATCCTGTTCATCGCCTCGCCGTCCTTCGCTGGATCGGGTCTGTCGGCGACTTCGCACGCGATCGCCCTGGCGGCCTTCCCCGCAGCGATCATCGGCGGCCTGACCTCGACCGAGGGCGCGATCGTCGGCGGCATCATCGTCGGTCTGACGAACTCCTTCGGTGAGTTCTACGTCGACAAGCTCTTCGCGACGGTGGCCGTCTACATCGTGATGGTCCTCGTCCTCGTCTTCAAGCCTTCGGGCCTGTTCGGAAAGGTGGAGCAGCGTCGTGTCTAA
- a CDS encoding branched-chain amino acid ABC transporter permease produces MSNTTGATAVTTADHTADHTDDLSHDPAIKALVKPTFWQRWKLPIGMAIYGIVMFLAPLYIGPSDLANGVAVMLAAVGGFGLTMLLGQAGLLSLAHGAYMLVGAIAYTVFASESEYRMGAEGTEELYHWGMGLPPIIALILAVAVSGLAGALFAPVSGRVRGIYLGLASLALVYIMFFVSKKFPELAGHASGREVPDFSLFGFDVNPETVELHIMNVPIGRPERLWWLYALLMGIAYILMRGAINGRIGRAWRAVRDNEAMATVMGVNVARTKMMAFVISSSYAGLAGVMLAWKLQLLLPDEAAEQGNFSLVTSISYLALVVIGGMGSLLGAVLGALIVFGMPPILNAAMQTGGAAATSGTAFSPTVIATMIYGALIVLIIMFEPRGFAGIGHRILGLFTGRGKKTETAEADSTGDQPGNRETAAPREGQDAEKTV; encoded by the coding sequence GTGTCTAACACCACCGGAGCAACCGCGGTCACGACCGCAGACCACACCGCGGATCACACCGACGATCTGTCGCACGACCCCGCCATCAAGGCACTGGTCAAGCCGACCTTCTGGCAGCGCTGGAAGCTGCCGATCGGCATGGCGATCTACGGGATCGTCATGTTCCTCGCTCCCCTGTACATCGGCCCCTCAGACCTCGCCAACGGCGTGGCGGTCATGCTCGCCGCAGTCGGCGGCTTCGGCCTGACCATGCTGCTGGGCCAGGCCGGCCTGCTGTCGCTGGCGCACGGCGCCTACATGCTCGTCGGCGCGATCGCCTACACGGTGTTCGCCTCGGAGTCCGAGTACCGCATGGGTGCCGAAGGCACCGAGGAGCTCTACCACTGGGGTATGGGCCTCCCGCCGATCATCGCGCTGATCCTGGCCGTGGCCGTCTCCGGCCTGGCCGGCGCGCTGTTCGCACCGGTTTCCGGACGCGTCCGCGGCATCTACCTCGGCCTGGCCTCCCTGGCGCTGGTCTACATCATGTTCTTCGTCTCGAAGAAGTTCCCCGAGCTGGCCGGTCACGCCTCGGGCCGCGAGGTCCCCGACTTCTCGCTGTTCGGGTTCGACGTCAACCCCGAGACCGTCGAGCTGCACATCATGAATGTGCCGATCGGCCGCCCCGAGCGGCTGTGGTGGCTGTACGCGCTGCTGATGGGCATCGCCTACATCCTGATGCGCGGCGCCATCAACGGCCGCATCGGCCGTGCCTGGCGTGCTGTGCGTGACAACGAGGCCATGGCGACCGTCATGGGCGTCAACGTGGCGCGCACGAAGATGATGGCCTTCGTCATCTCCTCCTCGTACGCCGGTCTGGCCGGCGTCATGCTGGCCTGGAAGCTGCAGCTGCTGCTGCCGGACGAGGCCGCCGAGCAGGGCAACTTCTCGCTGGTCACCTCGATCTCCTACCTGGCGCTCGTGGTCATCGGCGGCATGGGCTCGCTGCTGGGCGCGGTGCTCGGTGCGCTGATTGTGTTCGGCATGCCGCCGATCCTGAACGCGGCCATGCAGACCGGTGGTGCCGCGGCGACCAGCGGTACGGCGTTCTCGCCGACCGTCATCGCCACGATGATCTACGGCGCGCTGATCGTGCTAATCATCATGTTCGAGCCGCGCGGCTTCGCCGGCATCGGTCATCGCATCCTCGGCCTGTTCACCGGCCGGGGCAAGAAGACCGAGACGGCAGAGGCCGACTCGACCGGCGACCAGCCGGGCAACCGCGAGACGGCTGCACCGCGTGAAGGTCAGGACGCCGAGAAGACGGTTTAA
- a CDS encoding metal-dependent phosphohydrolase: MEPTRLWALWTAYAGDGDDSREEWSTLIGRWSEPHRRYHTLAHLLFMLELLDAQDAEPATMLAAWYHDAVYDPASSNNEDDSARLAEQSLPRLGLAGMADRVGDLVRMTADHQHPDGDDQAALLLAADLAILGQPPALYLRYVEGVRAEYAHVGDHDFRAGRSAVLRGLLDRERLFEHPAFTDLEATARANLQAELTIYDSSPPGR; the protein is encoded by the coding sequence ATGGAACCCACTCGACTCTGGGCCCTGTGGACGGCGTACGCCGGTGATGGCGATGACTCGAGGGAGGAGTGGTCGACGCTCATCGGCCGGTGGAGTGAGCCGCATCGCCGCTATCACACGCTCGCGCACCTGCTGTTCATGCTCGAGCTGCTCGATGCCCAGGACGCCGAACCGGCCACCATGCTGGCCGCGTGGTACCACGACGCCGTCTACGATCCGGCCTCGTCGAACAACGAGGACGACAGCGCCCGGCTCGCCGAGCAGTCCCTCCCGCGGCTTGGTCTTGCCGGGATGGCCGACCGAGTGGGCGACCTGGTACGGATGACCGCCGATCATCAACACCCGGACGGCGACGACCAGGCCGCACTGCTGCTGGCTGCCGACCTCGCGATCCTCGGCCAACCGCCGGCGCTGTACCTACGTTATGTAGAGGGGGTGCGGGCGGAGTATGCCCACGTCGGAGACCACGACTTCCGCGCGGGCCGCAGCGCGGTCCTGCGTGGCCTGCTCGATCGCGAGCGGTTGTTCGAGCATCCGGCGTTCACCGATCTCGAGGCCACGGCACGAGCCAATCTGCAGGCAGAGCTCACGATCTACGACAGCAGCCCACCCGGGCGCTGA
- a CDS encoding ABC transporter ATP-binding protein, whose product MLSIKDVSVRYGRSVEALRNVSFDVPEGEVVCVLGGNGAGKTTLLRAISATLKLHRGTITSGEVEFDGQRIDRMDPARIVEKQVIQVPEGRQVFGRMSVDENLRAGGLTASAKRREIARARIYELFPRLEERSKQPAGLLSGGEQQMLAIGRAMMTEPKVLLLDEPSLGLAPQLITRIGQIVTQINQEFGTSILLIEQNASMALRVSHKAVVLEVGELALQGNAAELAESEDVQALYLGGHGGHDSLEHERVDSQNRPPRRKLGVWAG is encoded by the coding sequence GTGCTAAGCATCAAAGACGTCTCCGTGCGATATGGAAGGTCCGTCGAGGCCTTGCGCAACGTGAGCTTCGACGTGCCCGAGGGCGAGGTGGTCTGCGTGCTCGGCGGCAACGGCGCCGGCAAGACCACGCTGCTCCGGGCGATCTCCGCGACTCTCAAGCTGCACCGCGGAACAATCACCTCCGGCGAGGTGGAGTTCGACGGACAGCGCATCGACCGCATGGATCCCGCCCGCATCGTCGAGAAGCAGGTCATCCAGGTTCCCGAGGGCCGTCAGGTCTTCGGGCGCATGAGCGTGGACGAGAATCTTCGCGCCGGCGGCCTGACCGCCTCGGCGAAGCGTCGCGAGATCGCCCGTGCCCGTATCTACGAGCTGTTCCCCCGGCTCGAGGAGCGTTCCAAGCAGCCCGCAGGCCTGCTCTCCGGTGGCGAGCAGCAGATGCTGGCGATCGGCCGCGCGATGATGACCGAGCCCAAGGTGCTGCTGCTCGACGAGCCTTCGCTGGGCCTCGCTCCGCAGCTGATCACCCGCATCGGCCAGATCGTCACGCAGATCAACCAGGAGTTCGGTACCTCGATCCTGCTGATCGAGCAGAACGCGTCGATGGCGCTGCGCGTCTCGCACAAGGCCGTCGTCCTCGAGGTCGGCGAGCTGGCACTGCAGGGCAACGCCGCCGAGCTGGCCGAGTCCGAGGACGTCCAGGCGCTCTACCTGGGCGGTCACGGCGGCCACGACTCGCTTGAGCACGAGCGCGTCGATTCCCAGAACCGTCCGCCCCGCCGCAAGCTCGGGGTGTGGGCCGGATGA